The Anolis sagrei isolate rAnoSag1 chromosome Y, rAnoSag1.mat, whole genome shotgun sequence genome contains a region encoding:
- the LOC137095208 gene encoding small ribosomal subunit protein uS8, producing MVRMNVLADALKSINNAEKRGKRQVLIRPCSKVIVRFLTVMMKHGYIGEFEIIDDHRAGKIVVNLTGRLNKCGVISPRFDVQLKDLEKWQNNLLPSRQFGFIVLTTSAGIMDHEEARRKHTGGKILGFFF from the exons ATGGTACGCATGAATGTTTTGGCAGATGCTCTTAAGAGTATCAATAATGCAGAAAAGCGTGGAAAGCGTCAAGTTCTCATAAGACCGTGCTCTAAAGTAATTGTCCGGTTCTTAACTGTGATGATGAAGCATG GTTACATAGGTGAATTTGAGATCATTGATGACCACAGAGCTGGAAAGATTGTTGTTAATCTCACAGGCAGACTCAACAAG tgtggtgtgATCAGCCCCAGATTTGATGTCCAGCTGAAAGATTTGGAAAAGTGGCAGAACAACCTGCTACCTTCGCGTCAGTTCGG ATTCATTGTGCTGACAACTTCAGCTGGCATCATGGACCATGAGGAAGCTAGGCGAAAACACACAGGAggaaaaatcctgggattctttTTCTAA